One window from the genome of Cryptomeria japonica chromosome 6, Sugi_1.0, whole genome shotgun sequence encodes:
- the LOC131065842 gene encoding thioredoxin-like protein CDSP32, chloroplastic yields MAFRSCMLSRGTAIVVNPEKPHDLHFHKPQVHHGTTSILRRGKFLRPFSESSIGLQWNTHKSMSPQFLCRAAVSSPQQKNREEGIKDERVQQVHTIQEFDEALRIAEDKLVVVEYAASHSYHSKKIYPFMVDLSRTCPDVRFILVMGDESEQSKELCMRDNITSVPHFSFYKSMEKIHEEEGIGPDQLEGDVLYYGDTDAPIQQLHSRQDVEALINKHVEDQKLIVLDVGLKHCGPCVKVYPTVVRLAKRMVDTTVFARMNGDENEECMEFLRINKVVEVPTFLFIKDGKTCGRYVGSGKGELIGEILRYQGVRVTY; encoded by the coding sequence ATGGCTTTTCGGTCCTGCATGTTGAGTAGGGGTACTGCTATTGTTGTTAATCCAGAGAAACCCCATGATCTGCATTTCCATAAGCCTCAGGTTCATCATGGAACCACCTCAATACTTAGGAGAGGAAAATTTCTGAGACCCTTTTCAGAGTCATCCATAGGACTTCAATGGAATACCCACAAATCCATGAGTCCTCAATTCCTCTGCAGGGCTGCTGTAAGCAGCCCACAACAGAAAAACAGAGAGGAGGGCATAAAAGATGAAAGGGTGCAGCAAGTGCATACAATACAGGAATTTGATGAAGCCCTAAGGATTGCAGAGGATAAGCTTGTAGTAGTGGAATATGCAGCAAGCCACAGCTATCACAGTAAAAAGATATACCCTTTCATGGTGGACCTTAGCAGGACATGTCCAGATGTGAGGTTTATTCTGGTCATGGGAGATGAGTCTGAGCAGTCCAAGGAGCTCTGTATGAGAGATAACATAACCTCTGTCCCCCATTTCAGCTTTTACAAGAGCATGGAAAAAATACATGAAGAGGAAGGCATAGGTCCAGACCAGTTAGAGGGTGATGTTCTGTACTATGGTGACACAGATGCTCCTATCCAGCAGCTCCACAGCAGACAGGATGTAGAAGCATTAATCAACAAACATGTAGAGGATCAGAAATTGATTGTTTTGGATGTGGGTCTCAAGCACTGTGGGCCGTGTGTTAAGGTCTACCCAACTGTGGTCAGGCTTGCCAAGAGGATGGTTGACACCACTGTGTTTGCCAGGATGAATggagatgaaaatgaagaatgcATGGAGTTTCTGAGAATTAATAAAGTTGTAGAAGTGCCCACTTTCCTTTTCATCAAAGATGGAAAGACATGTGGAAGGTATGTTGGTTCTGGCAAAGGTGAGCTTATTGGAGAAATTCTGAGATACCAAGGAGTCAGGGTCACTTATTGA